A region of Malaciobacter marinus DNA encodes the following proteins:
- a CDS encoding SDR family NAD(P)-dependent oxidoreductase — MENILITGCSTGIGFETAKVLKNHGFKVYATARKEKDVEILKNLGFISYKLDITKPENIKDILDKILKEDGKLSAVFNNAGYGQPGAVEDVKTEVLKEQFETNLFGLHEMTIQTMKIFRKQGFGKIIQHSSVLGIISLKFRGAYNSSKYAIEGLTDTLRQELIGSNISVSLINTGPVTSKFRENALKMFNKNIIIEDSFFESTYKNEVKKRLESTDDTKAPFNLPATSVANVVLKIMNSKKPKPRYYVTKATHILGFAKRVLSTNLLDKLLNRV; from the coding sequence ATGGAAAATATTTTAATAACAGGCTGTTCTACAGGCATTGGTTTTGAAACTGCAAAAGTGTTAAAAAATCATGGATTTAAAGTTTATGCAACAGCAAGAAAAGAAAAAGATGTAGAAATTTTAAAAAATTTAGGATTTATAAGTTATAAATTAGATATAACAAAACCTGAAAATATAAAAGATATTCTTGATAAAATATTAAAAGAAGATGGAAAATTATCTGCTGTTTTTAATAATGCAGGTTATGGACAACCAGGAGCTGTTGAAGATGTAAAAACAGAAGTTTTAAAAGAACAATTTGAAACAAATCTTTTTGGTTTACACGAAATGACAATTCAAACTATGAAGATATTTAGAAAACAAGGTTTTGGAAAAATAATTCAACATAGTTCAGTACTAGGTATAATTTCACTTAAATTTAGAGGTGCATATAATTCAAGTAAATATGCAATTGAAGGTCTTACTGATACTTTAAGACAAGAGTTAATTGGAAGTAATATAAGTGTGAGTTTGATTAATACAGGACCTGTTACTTCAAAGTTTAGAGAAAATGCTTTAAAAATGTTTAATAAAAATATAATAATTGAAGATAGTTTTTTTGAATCTACATATAAAAATGAAGTAAAAAAAAGGTTAGAATCAACTGATGATACAAAAGCACCTTTTAATCTTCCTGCAACTTCTGTTGCAAATGTAGTATTAAAAATAATGAATAGTAAAAAGCCAAAACCTAGATACTATGTGACTAAAGCTACACATATTTTAGGTTTTGCAAAAAGAGTTTTAAGTACAAATTTACTTGATAAACTATTAAATAGAGTATAG
- the purE gene encoding 5-(carboxyamino)imidazole ribonucleotide mutase, producing the protein MSKPLVGIIMGSDSDLPVMKAAAQMCEEFGIEYEVTIVSAHRTPKRLVKYSESAEKRGLRVIIAGAGGAAHLPGMVASLTPLPVIGVPVKGSSLEGMDSLLSIVQMPGGVPVATVAINGAKNAGILAAQILGVKSKDTRKKIKEYKEKMLDEVQTKIDKLEDVKYEQYLKTM; encoded by the coding sequence ATGAGTAAGCCATTAGTTGGAATTATTATGGGAAGTGATTCTGATCTTCCAGTTATGAAAGCAGCTGCACAAATGTGTGAAGAGTTTGGTATTGAGTATGAAGTTACAATAGTATCAGCACATAGAACACCAAAAAGATTAGTGAAATATTCAGAAAGTGCAGAAAAAAGAGGACTTCGAGTAATTATTGCTGGTGCTGGTGGTGCTGCACATTTACCTGGTATGGTTGCTTCACTTACACCACTTCCTGTAATTGGTGTACCTGTGAAAGGTTCTTCTTTAGAGGGTATGGATTCACTTTTATCTATTGTTCAAATGCCAGGAGGAGTTCCTGTTGCAACAGTTGCAATCAATGGTGCAAAAAATGCAGGAATATTAGCTGCCCAAATACTTGGTGTAAAAAGCAAAGATACTAGAAAAAAAATCAAAGAGTATAAAGAAAAAATGCTTGATGAGGTACAAACAAAGATTGATAAACTAGAAGATGTTAAATACGAACAGTATTTAAAAACAATGTAA
- a CDS encoding 5-(carboxyamino)imidazole ribonucleotide synthase yields the protein MEKLLMDKNFNYSRLKLGIIGGGQLGRIMSQKAKKMGFHVTILDPTPNCPAAQVSDKQIIAGFYDKEKLTKIVEESDVTTFELEHIDTSVLKELFDKGHNIHPSPYVMELIQNKYEQKKLLNDKGIAVPAYKDVKTQEDLASFGFPVIQKTKFGGYDGKGVQMLKTPEDMKNCIKTESFIEELVDIDKELAIIVARNIEGEIKCYPVVEMLFDERVNICDSVMAPARISKEIEEKAIEISTQSIKALDGVGIFGVELFLTKKGEVLVNEIAPRPHNSGHYTVESCATSQFEQIIRAVTNLPLGSTKLISASVMVNLLGEEGYEGEPFIEGIHEALAIPELSFHFYGKSVTKPFRKMGHITVLDDDINKALEKANKAKNILKIKGSKKI from the coding sequence ATGGAGAAATTATTAATGGATAAAAACTTTAACTATTCAAGGTTAAAATTAGGAATTATAGGTGGGGGACAATTAGGTAGAATAATGTCTCAAAAAGCAAAAAAAATGGGTTTTCATGTGACAATTTTAGATCCAACACCTAATTGTCCTGCTGCTCAAGTTTCAGATAAACAAATTATTGCTGGATTTTATGATAAAGAAAAACTAACAAAAATAGTAGAAGAGAGTGATGTTACTACATTTGAATTAGAGCATATTGATACATCTGTTTTAAAAGAGTTATTTGATAAAGGGCATAATATTCATCCTTCTCCTTATGTAATGGAGTTAATACAAAATAAATATGAACAAAAAAAACTTCTTAATGATAAAGGTATTGCTGTTCCTGCATATAAAGATGTAAAAACTCAAGAGGACTTAGCTTCTTTTGGTTTCCCTGTAATCCAAAAAACTAAATTTGGTGGTTATGATGGAAAAGGTGTTCAAATGTTAAAAACACCAGAAGATATGAAAAATTGTATAAAAACTGAATCATTTATTGAAGAATTAGTTGATATTGATAAAGAGTTGGCAATTATTGTTGCTAGAAATATTGAGGGTGAGATTAAATGTTATCCAGTAGTTGAAATGTTATTTGATGAAAGAGTAAATATTTGTGATAGTGTGATGGCTCCTGCTAGAATTTCAAAAGAGATTGAAGAAAAAGCCATTGAAATATCTACACAATCAATTAAAGCACTTGATGGTGTTGGTATTTTTGGAGTTGAGTTATTTTTAACTAAAAAAGGCGAGGTTTTAGTAAATGAGATAGCTCCAAGACCTCATAATTCAGGTCATTATACAGTTGAATCATGTGCTACATCTCAGTTTGAACAGATAATTAGAGCTGTTACAAACTTACCTTTAGGTTCAACAAAACTTATATCTGCTTCTGTGATGGTTAATTTACTTGGAGAAGAGGGATATGAGGGTGAGCCATTTATTGAAGGAATTCATGAAGCACTTGCTATTCCTGAGTTATCTTTTCATTTTTATGGAAAAAGTGTAACAAAGCCATTTAGAAAAATGGGACATATTACTGTTTTAGATGATGATATAAATAAAGCTTTAGAAAAAGCAAATAAAGCAAAAAATATTTTAAAGATTAAAGGGAGCAAAAAAATATGA
- a CDS encoding ABC transporter permease: MFKIAVVILVSLILMVFFLPYIYTTSAYALNPSEILSSPSLSHPLGTDRLGRDILARVLQGGQTSLIIGFLSAIITSLIGLFIGINAGYFKGKIDKSIIILIDLFLTFPTFFLLLALVSYIQASTIILIIVISITGWMGMARLIRSESFAISNKPYIKILKLAKVSNSKIIFKYFAPLLAPLFLISFTFTVGGAILAESGLSFLGLGINPPNMSWGSLLSDGKAVIDIAWWVSFFPGLMIFLVTFSLIQISDFLQQKANTKDIL; the protein is encoded by the coding sequence ATGTTTAAAATTGCAGTTGTTATACTTGTATCACTGATATTAATGGTATTTTTTCTTCCATATATTTATACTACATCTGCATATGCATTAAATCCAAGTGAGATTTTGTCTTCACCTTCTCTTTCTCATCCTTTAGGAACTGATAGATTAGGAAGGGATATTCTAGCAAGGGTTCTTCAAGGTGGACAAACATCACTAATTATAGGGTTTTTATCTGCAATTATTACTTCATTGATTGGACTTTTTATTGGAATAAATGCTGGATACTTTAAAGGTAAAATAGATAAATCAATAATAATTTTGATTGATTTATTTTTAACTTTTCCTACATTTTTTTTACTTTTAGCATTGGTTTCATATATTCAAGCTTCAACAATAATCTTAATTATTGTTATTTCAATAACAGGATGGATGGGAATGGCAAGACTTATTAGAAGTGAAAGTTTTGCTATTTCCAATAAGCCATATATTAAAATATTAAAATTAGCAAAGGTATCAAATAGTAAGATAATATTTAAATATTTTGCTCCACTTTTAGCACCACTTTTTTTAATATCTTTTACTTTTACAGTAGGCGGTGCAATTTTAGCAGAGTCTGGACTTTCATTTTTAGGACTTGGTATTAATCCTCCAAATATGTCTTGGGGTAGTTTATTAAGTGATGGAAAAGCTGTAATTGATATAGCTTGGTGGGTTAGTTTTTTCCCTGGTCTTATGATATTTCTTGTTACTTTTTCTTTAATTCAAATTTCAGATTTTTTACAACAAAAAGCAAATACCAAAGATATTTTATAA
- the rsmD gene encoding 16S rRNA (guanine(966)-N(2))-methyltransferase RsmD: MKNNNILTTQIIAGKYKGKKIELPSLDVTRSSKARLKESFFNVLQFDIIDKIFIEAFAGSGSIGLEAISRDAKRAYFVEKDKNSYSTLVRNCNLIEASKCQTMHADTFIQLPSILNSLKNSSDELIVYIDPPFDFRDGMDDIYENSFEIVRNIKNENIYMITFEHVTSLEMPEELGLFKLKKTKKFGKSSLSYYIYK; this comes from the coding sequence ATGAAAAATAACAATATATTAACAACACAAATAATAGCAGGAAAATATAAGGGTAAAAAGATTGAACTTCCATCTCTTGATGTTACAAGAAGTTCAAAAGCAAGATTAAAAGAGTCATTTTTTAATGTATTGCAGTTTGATATAATAGATAAGATTTTTATAGAAGCATTTGCTGGAAGTGGAAGTATAGGCTTAGAAGCAATAAGTAGAGATGCTAAAAGAGCATATTTTGTAGAAAAAGATAAAAACTCTTATTCAACATTAGTTAGAAATTGTAACTTAATAGAAGCAAGTAAGTGTCAAACAATGCATGCAGATACTTTTATTCAATTACCATCAATACTTAATAGTCTAAAAAATTCAAGTGATGAATTAATTGTTTATATTGATCCTCCATTTGATTTTAGAGATGGGATGGATGATATTTATGAAAACTCTTTTGAAATTGTAAGAAATATAAAAAATGAAAATATTTATATGATTACTTTTGAACATGTAACAAGCTTAGAAATGCCAGAAGAATTAGGGCTTTTTAAACTTAAGAAAACAAAAAAATTTGGTAAAAGTTCATTATCATATTATATTTATAAATAA
- a CDS encoding Na+/H+ antiporter subunit C, translated as MEILLALIIAVLTGVGVFLTLRARTFPVVLGLTFLAYAVNLFLFAMGRLNINQAAIIQENVSNYSDPLPQALVLTAIVISFGMTAFVIVLSLKAYGELKSDHVDGKVLDKDGDK; from the coding sequence ATGGAAATATTATTAGCATTAATTATTGCAGTACTAACAGGTGTTGGAGTTTTCTTAACACTAAGAGCTAGAACATTTCCTGTAGTTTTAGGATTGACTTTCTTAGCTTATGCAGTTAACTTATTTTTATTTGCAATGGGTAGATTAAATATAAATCAAGCAGCAATAATACAAGAAAATGTATCAAACTATTCAGATCCATTGCCTCAAGCTTTAGTATTAACAGCTATTGTGATTAGTTTTGGTATGACAGCTTTTGTGATTGTTTTATCTTTAAAAGCATATGGTGAATTAAAAAGTGACCATGTAGATGGAAAAGTTTTAGATAAGGATGGAGATAAATAA
- the rny gene encoding ribonuclease Y encodes MESIVVGVITALLTALISVLIVKKFYSAKFDILIEQAKAKAKVIEHEAEVILKDAQVKAKRDYDKEFRAAKKEYDDMLFQIEKKEKELNKHLESELKVIKEQKAEIVEKNKKITTIKEGLKKQQKTYDEKISKAIKVLENASGLTLEEAKKLMLEKVKEDSRAQIASIFRRQYKAAETNAKDEINNMLSQAVTRYAGEFAAERLINNLPLSDEETKGKIIGKEGRNIKALEMLLGVDIIIDDTPNTITISSFNLYRRAIATRTIEELLEDGRIQPARIEEIYKKVKHEFDKNILKEGEDVILELGITSMHPELVKLVGRLRYRASYGQNALKHTLEVANLAGLLAAQMGGDTILARRAGLLHDIGKALTHDMPGSHVHLGAEMCKRYDENETVINAIYAHHGHEEPINVESAAVCAADALSAARPGARREVLESFLRRVEEVENISTSKTGVLNAFAINAGREVRVIVKAELINDDEAVLLANEIAQDIETKVQYPGEIKVNVIRESRAESYAR; translated from the coding sequence ATGGAATCAATTGTTGTAGGTGTTATAACAGCACTTCTTACAGCTTTGATTAGTGTATTAATAGTAAAAAAGTTTTATAGTGCTAAGTTTGATATTTTAATCGAACAAGCAAAAGCAAAAGCAAAAGTTATTGAGCATGAAGCAGAAGTAATATTAAAAGATGCTCAAGTTAAAGCAAAAAGAGATTATGACAAAGAGTTTAGAGCAGCAAAGAAAGAGTATGATGATATGCTTTTTCAAATTGAAAAAAAAGAAAAAGAGCTAAATAAACATTTAGAATCTGAACTTAAAGTTATAAAAGAACAAAAAGCTGAAATTGTGGAAAAAAATAAAAAAATAACTACAATTAAAGAAGGCTTAAAAAAACAACAAAAAACTTATGATGAAAAAATAAGTAAAGCAATAAAAGTTCTAGAAAATGCCTCTGGACTTACTCTTGAAGAGGCAAAAAAACTTATGCTTGAAAAAGTTAAAGAAGATAGTAGAGCTCAAATAGCTTCTATTTTTAGAAGACAATACAAAGCAGCAGAAACTAACGCAAAAGATGAGATAAATAATATGTTATCTCAAGCAGTTACAAGATATGCAGGTGAGTTTGCTGCTGAGAGGCTGATTAATAATTTACCATTAAGTGATGAAGAAACTAAAGGTAAAATTATTGGTAAAGAAGGAAGAAATATAAAAGCTTTAGAGATGCTTTTAGGTGTAGATATTATTATTGATGATACTCCAAATACAATTACTATTTCTTCTTTTAATCTATACAGAAGAGCAATAGCTACAAGAACGATAGAAGAGTTGCTAGAAGATGGAAGAATTCAACCAGCAAGAATAGAAGAGATTTATAAAAAAGTAAAACATGAGTTTGATAAAAATATCTTAAAAGAGGGTGAAGATGTTATTTTAGAACTTGGAATTACTTCTATGCACCCAGAACTTGTGAAACTAGTAGGAAGACTAAGATATAGAGCTTCATATGGTCAAAACGCTTTAAAACATACTTTAGAAGTTGCAAATTTAGCTGGATTATTAGCTGCACAAATGGGTGGAGATACAATCCTAGCAAGAAGAGCAGGACTTTTACATGATATAGGAAAAGCTTTAACTCATGATATGCCAGGTTCACATGTACATTTAGGTGCAGAAATGTGTAAACGATATGATGAAAATGAAACTGTAATCAATGCAATTTATGCTCATCATGGACATGAAGAACCAATAAATGTAGAAAGTGCAGCAGTATGTGCAGCTGATGCTTTAAGTGCTGCAAGACCTGGGGCTAGAAGAGAAGTATTAGAAAGCTTTTTAAGAAGAGTAGAAGAGGTTGAAAATATTTCAACTAGTAAAACAGGTGTGTTAAATGCATTTGCAATTAACGCAGGAAGGGAAGTGAGAGTTATCGTAAAAGCAGAATTGATAAATGATGATGAAGCGGTACTTCTTGCAAATGAAATTGCACAAGATATTGAAACAAAAGTTCAATATCCTGGCGAAATTAAAGTTAATGTTATTAGAGAATCACGAGCAGAAAGTTATGCTAGATAA
- a CDS encoding Na+/H+ antiporter NhaC family protein gives MLLADKNANAELFGVWTLLPPLVAIVLAFITRNVIFSLFMGIFVGTFMVNVVDGNIFQAFAGAFVDLVRKMIGSMADSWNAGIILQVLTIGGLIAVITKMGGPRAIAQKLAKKAKTPASAQIYTWLMGFFIFFDDYANSLIIGPIMRPVTDKLKIAREKLAFVIDATAAPIAGIALISTWIGYEISLIKDAYVMIGQPNINAYAIFVETIPYRFYNILMLAFVFFSAYFLREFGPMRTAAIRAANTGKVSRHKRQEEHLNQESSTLAPKEDVEYSMWNAIIPIFSLIIVAFLGFYFNGMSSLEGETLKAVQANPYAFSSIRDCFGAADASIVLFEAALFASIVAIAMGMQQKIFNLSEALETWVLGVKALVITAVILILAWSISAIIKDLGTSVYLVSLLSDSTPQFILPSIIFILGSIISFSTGTSYGTMGILMPLTIPLANAVGLHVGLEPVALGDYIILNIGAVLTGAIFGDHCSPISDTSILSSMGASCDHMDHISTQLPYALFVGAVAIIFGYIPAALGYSATILLPLGIVVIILTIRFYGKPFLNQKA, from the coding sequence ATGCTATTAGCTGATAAGAATGCTAATGCTGAATTGTTTGGAGTGTGGACCTTACTTCCTCCTTTGGTTGCAATTGTATTAGCTTTTATTACTAGAAATGTGATTTTTTCACTATTTATGGGTATTTTTGTGGGAACATTTATGGTAAATGTAGTGGATGGAAATATTTTTCAAGCATTTGCAGGTGCGTTTGTGGATCTAGTTAGAAAGATGATTGGATCAATGGCTGACTCATGGAATGCAGGAATTATTCTACAAGTTCTTACTATTGGTGGACTAATTGCAGTAATTACTAAAATGGGTGGCCCAAGAGCAATTGCACAAAAACTTGCAAAAAAAGCAAAAACACCTGCTAGTGCTCAAATATATACTTGGTTAATGGGGTTTTTTATCTTTTTTGATGATTATGCAAACTCTTTAATTATTGGTCCAATTATGAGACCTGTTACAGATAAGTTAAAAATTGCAAGGGAAAAGTTAGCATTTGTTATTGATGCAACTGCTGCGCCAATTGCTGGTATTGCACTTATTTCTACATGGATAGGATATGAAATTTCACTTATAAAAGATGCTTATGTAATGATTGGACAACCTAATATAAATGCTTATGCTATTTTTGTTGAAACTATTCCATATAGATTTTACAATATTTTAATGCTAGCATTTGTTTTCTTCTCTGCATATTTTTTAAGAGAGTTTGGACCTATGAGAACAGCTGCAATTAGAGCTGCTAATACAGGTAAGGTTTCAAGACATAAAAGACAAGAAGAACACTTAAATCAAGAATCATCAACTCTTGCTCCTAAAGAAGATGTTGAATATTCAATGTGGAATGCTATAATTCCTATTTTTTCATTGATTATTGTTGCATTTTTAGGATTTTATTTTAATGGAATGAGTTCTTTAGAGGGTGAAACATTAAAAGCTGTTCAAGCTAATCCATATGCATTTAGTTCAATTAGAGATTGTTTTGGTGCTGCTGATGCTTCTATTGTACTTTTTGAAGCTGCACTTTTTGCTTCAATTGTGGCTATTGCAATGGGGATGCAACAGAAAATATTTAATTTAAGTGAAGCACTTGAAACATGGGTATTAGGAGTAAAGGCTTTAGTTATTACTGCTGTTATTTTAATTTTAGCTTGGTCAATCTCTGCTATTATTAAAGATCTTGGAACATCAGTTTATTTGGTATCTTTATTATCTGATTCTACTCCTCAATTTATTTTACCATCTATTATTTTTATATTAGGTTCGATTATTTCATTTTCAACTGGTACATCATATGGTACTATGGGAATTTTGATGCCTTTGACTATTCCTTTAGCAAATGCTGTTGGACTTCATGTTGGTTTAGAACCTGTTGCTTTAGGTGATTATATTATTTTAAATATTGGTGCTGTTTTAACAGGTGCGATTTTTGGAGATCACTGTTCACCAATCTCTGATACTTCAATTCTTTCATCAATGGGTGCTAGTTGTGACCATATGGATCATATTTCTACACAGTTACCATACGCTTTATTTGTAGGTGCTGTTGCTATTATTTTTGGATATATTCCAGCGGCATTAGGATACTCAGCTACTATTTTACTTCCTTTAGGAATCGTTGTTATTATTTTAACAATTAGATTTTATGGGAAACCCTTTTTAAATCAAAAAGCATAA
- a CDS encoding monovalent cation/H+ antiporter subunit A, translating to MSETIGLPIIVLLPFIAAPFVAYLAKYNRLASAWGAGVSTILSFLVLLQYIKLPFDGITTIQSWVWIESLGLDFAFRLDGLGLLFACLILGIGLLVIIYARYYISEKDCMGRFYSYLLLFMGSMLGIVLSENILQLVVFWELTSLSSFLLISYWQHKAEGRDGAKMALTITGAGGLAMLGGVLMLGHIVGSYNLTDILANAELIKSHELYTPIIFLILLGVFTKSAQFPFHFWLPHAMSAPTPVSAYLHSATMVKAGIFLLARLYPSLSGTTEWVLIVGIGGLLTLLIGAFSAMFKHDIKGLLAYSTISHLGLITFLFGLSTPLATVAAIFHIINHATFKASLFMVAGIIDHEAGTRDMRKLSGLWAYMPHTATLAMVAASAMAGVPLLNGFLSKEMFFERALKDAELFNIITPLLAILAAIFSVAYSLRFIHDIFFNGKLKDLPKQPHEPPIFMKIPVDLLVITCLVVGSIPAFTIAPLLATAVMGSLQTPLPEYSLAIWHGFNAPLIMSILAFLGGIFLYSKREKSYLLYEKYVARIDARVPFDGTINFIFSFASKVTSFFDKNSLQSMISWFLVASLFVGFFGFNYGDSSLLGNREFLSIDWVSIVAVCILIVSTFVTAIYHHKKLLALISIGVVGLIVSLIFIKFSAPDLALTQLSVEVVTIILILLALYYLPQTTPKESSNTRINKDLIISILAAMGVFVLTLAVLSREYTTIGNFFLENSVSGGGGTNVVNVILVDFRGFDTLGEITVLAIAGLGIFSMLQGLKLYAPKYDDRGFAWSTDMHPPMMQTVTRLVLPLMLMVAVYIFLRGHNLPGGGFIAGLIAAVALIVQYLANGIDWTKARLRFEKETLISFGLLIATLTGLVSMVIDYPFLTTTFTHVHWPIVGEFELASAIAFDLGVFLVVVGSTVLILLQLGKLSKESHLQSEENNNKEGEN from the coding sequence ATGTCAGAAACAATAGGCTTGCCTATAATAGTACTTTTACCGTTTATTGCAGCACCCTTTGTTGCTTATTTAGCAAAGTATAATAGACTCGCTTCTGCATGGGGAGCGGGAGTTAGTACGATACTATCTTTTTTAGTATTACTACAATATATAAAGCTTCCTTTTGATGGTATTACTACAATACAATCTTGGGTATGGATTGAATCACTTGGATTAGATTTTGCTTTTAGACTAGATGGTTTAGGACTTTTATTTGCATGTTTGATTTTAGGTATTGGACTTTTAGTAATTATATATGCTAGATATTATATAAGTGAAAAAGATTGTATGGGTAGATTTTATTCATATTTACTTCTATTTATGGGCTCAATGCTTGGTATTGTTTTATCAGAAAATATATTGCAATTAGTTGTTTTTTGGGAGTTGACTTCTCTTAGCTCTTTTTTACTAATTAGTTATTGGCAACATAAAGCTGAGGGTAGAGATGGTGCAAAAATGGCACTTACTATCACTGGTGCTGGTGGTCTTGCAATGCTTGGTGGGGTTTTAATGCTTGGGCATATAGTAGGTAGTTATAATTTAACTGATATACTTGCAAATGCAGAACTTATAAAATCCCATGAACTTTATACCCCAATTATTTTTTTAATACTTTTAGGAGTATTTACAAAATCAGCACAATTTCCTTTCCATTTTTGGCTTCCTCATGCAATGTCTGCACCAACACCAGTTTCAGCATATTTACACTCTGCAACAATGGTAAAAGCAGGAATCTTTTTACTAGCTAGATTATATCCATCTTTAAGTGGAACAACAGAATGGGTTTTAATTGTTGGTATTGGAGGATTGTTGACTTTATTAATAGGTGCTTTTAGTGCTATGTTTAAACATGATATAAAGGGATTATTAGCTTATTCAACAATTAGTCACTTGGGTTTAATTACATTTTTATTTGGTCTATCAACTCCCCTTGCAACAGTTGCAGCAATATTTCATATTATAAATCATGCAACATTTAAGGCATCATTATTTATGGTTGCAGGAATAATTGACCATGAAGCAGGAACTAGAGATATGCGAAAATTAAGTGGACTTTGGGCATATATGCCTCATACTGCCACCCTTGCAATGGTTGCAGCATCTGCAATGGCAGGAGTTCCTTTATTAAATGGATTTTTATCCAAAGAGATGTTTTTTGAAAGAGCATTAAAAGATGCTGAATTATTTAATATCATTACACCTTTATTAGCAATATTAGCAGCAATTTTTTCTGTGGCTTATTCTTTAAGATTTATTCATGATATCTTTTTTAATGGTAAATTAAAAGATTTACCAAAACAACCCCATGAACCTCCAATATTTATGAAAATTCCTGTTGATTTACTTGTAATTACTTGTCTTGTTGTTGGATCTATTCCTGCTTTTACTATTGCACCTTTACTAGCAACTGCTGTTATGGGATCTTTACAAACTCCTTTACCTGAGTATTCACTTGCAATTTGGCATGGTTTTAATGCACCTTTAATTATGAGTATTCTTGCCTTTTTAGGTGGTATCTTTTTATATTCAAAAAGAGAAAAAAGTTATTTATTATATGAAAAATATGTTGCAAGAATAGATGCAAGAGTTCCTTTTGATGGAACAATTAATTTCATATTTTCTTTTGCAAGTAAAGTTACTTCATTTTTTGATAAAAACTCACTTCAAAGTATGATAAGTTGGTTCTTAGTCGCTTCTTTATTTGTAGGTTTCTTTGGATTTAATTATGGGGATTCTTCATTACTTGGGAATAGAGAATTTTTAAGTATAGATTGGGTTAGTATAGTTGCTGTTTGTATTTTGATAGTTTCCACTTTTGTAACTGCAATCTATCATCATAAAAAATTGCTTGCATTAATATCAATTGGAGTAGTGGGACTAATTGTATCTTTGATATTTATTAAATTTTCAGCTCCTGATTTAGCACTAACACAATTAAGTGTAGAAGTAGTAACGATAATATTAATACTATTAGCATTATATTATTTGCCACAAACTACTCCAAAAGAGTCATCAAACACAAGAATTAATAAAGATTTGATTATCTCAATTTTAGCTGCAATGGGAGTTTTTGTTTTAACTTTAGCAGTATTAAGTAGAGAATATACAACAATAGGGAATTTCTTTTTAGAAAACTCTGTATCAGGTGGTGGTGGAACTAATGTTGTTAATGTAATATTAGTTGATTTTAGAGGATTTGATACATTAGGAGAAATAACAGTTTTAGCAATAGCAGGACTTGGAATTTTTTCTATGCTTCAAGGTCTTAAACTTTATGCACCAAAATATGATGATAGAGGTTTTGCTTGGTCAACAGATATGCATCCACCTATGATGCAAACTGTAACAAGACTAGTTCTTCCTTTAATGTTGATGGTTGCTGTTTATATCTTTTTAAGAGGACATAATTTACCAGGTGGTGGATTTATTGCAGGATTAATTGCAGCAGTTGCTTTAATTGTGCAGTATTTAGCAAATGGAATTGATTGGACAAAAGCTAGATTAAGATTTGAAAAAGAGACTTTAATTTCATTTGGTTTGTTAATAGCAACACTTACAGGTTTAGTTTCAATGGTGATAGATTATCCATTTTTAACTACTACCTTTACTCATGTTCATTGGCCAATTGTAGGCGAGTTTGAACTTGCAAGTGCAATTGCCTTTGATTTAGGTGTATTTTTAGTTGTTGTTGGCTCAACTGTTTTAATACTTTTACAACTTGGTAAGTTAAGTAAAGAGTCTCATTTACAAAGTGAAGAAAATAATAATAAAGAAGGTGAAAACTAA